A single genomic interval of Argonema galeatum A003/A1 harbors:
- a CDS encoding PIN domain-containing protein produces the protein MILIVDANILIGELLRQRGQELIQNPALMLHVTERVLDETQYEIERRIPLMVSRGRLTEAEARLLLAQAKHPVETKIEVVSESNYINLETEARNRIPRDPDDWPTVALALAMNAAIWTQDCDFLGCGCPTWTTETLLIQLRTTSEDN, from the coding sequence ATGATACTGATAGTTGACGCTAATATCCTGATTGGGGAACTGCTGCGGCAAAGAGGACAGGAATTAATCCAAAATCCTGCACTAATGCTTCATGTTACGGAGCGAGTTTTGGATGAAACTCAATATGAGATAGAACGACGAATCCCGCTAATGGTAAGTCGGGGTAGACTTACTGAGGCAGAAGCACGACTTTTACTTGCTCAAGCAAAACATCCGGTTGAAACTAAGATCGAGGTCGTTTCTGAGTCGAACTACATCAACCTAGAAACAGAAGCTAGAAATCGCATTCCTAGAGATCCTGATGATTGGCCTACAGTAGCTTTAGCATTGGCAATGAATGCAGCAATTTGGACTCAAGATTGCGATTTTTTAGGGTGTGGCTGTCCTACTTGGACTACAGAAACTTTACTTATACAGTTGAGAACAACTTCAGAGGATAATTAA
- a CDS encoding M23 family metallopeptidase — translation MAAIPLFQKPFSGNFPTGNPFDHDVPQQFRDNNGYVVNWRGDRKRSGIIGASIDGHEGYDWLMPEGTPLLAVAPGVVSFAGEGQPFRCPPLGNRTVTGLYLYIIHTAPNGERFQSEYVHLSRIGVQNGQPVRSGQQIGLSGNTGCSTAPHLHFGVRRLTNTNNGQPTLIDPYGWSGNNPDPWSQNPNGANSVMLWKKGQAPRIFSP, via the coding sequence ATAGCAGCTATTCCTTTATTTCAAAAGCCTTTCTCTGGCAATTTTCCTACAGGCAATCCCTTCGATCACGATGTTCCTCAACAGTTTAGGGACAACAATGGTTATGTAGTTAATTGGCGAGGCGATCGCAAAAGATCTGGAATTATAGGCGCATCCATAGATGGTCATGAAGGTTATGACTGGCTAATGCCAGAAGGAACTCCTCTTTTAGCAGTTGCTCCTGGTGTAGTTTCCTTTGCGGGAGAGGGTCAGCCTTTTAGGTGTCCACCTTTAGGAAATCGAACTGTAACAGGTTTGTATTTATATATTATTCATACGGCTCCCAACGGTGAGCGTTTTCAGAGCGAATACGTACACTTGAGTAGGATCGGCGTTCAAAATGGGCAACCCGTGCGATCGGGCCAACAAATTGGTCTTTCTGGTAATACTGGCTGTAGCACTGCGCCTCATTTGCACTTTGGGGTTCGTCGTTTAACAAATACAAATAACGGTCAACCAACTTTAATCGATCCTTATGGTTGGTCAGGTAATAATCCCGATCCTTGGTCGCAGAATCCCAACGGTGCTAATAGCGTTATGCTTTGGAAAAAAGGACAAGCACCGCGTATATTTAGCCCTTAA
- a CDS encoding Rpn family recombination-promoting nuclease/putative transposase, protein MRRDSIFYKLFQQSPTLLFDLLTTPPANASGYRFDSVAVKEPKFEIDGVFLPPDTGNAGIIYFCEVQFQKDERLYERLFGEAFLYFYRNRERYSDWQAVVIYPTRSIEQSDAHPYRSLLNCDQVHRVYLNELGEIRQLPLGIALMVLTIVEEEQAPEEARYLLARAQQEVTEPEASRAIIDTIATILVYKFTNLSRREVEAMLGMRLEETRVYREAKEEGRQEGRQEGRQEGQQQEAANLVFRLLSRRFGELSDDLRGRISHLPLSVLENLSEALLDFSSLDDLSAWLEAD, encoded by the coding sequence ATGCGGCGAGACTCAATATTTTACAAACTTTTCCAGCAATCCCCCACCCTATTGTTCGACTTACTCACAACTCCACCTGCGAATGCAAGCGGATACCGCTTTGACTCAGTAGCAGTCAAAGAACCGAAATTTGAGATTGATGGCGTATTTCTGCCGCCAGATACCGGGAATGCAGGCATAATCTACTTCTGCGAGGTACAATTTCAGAAGGATGAACGGTTATACGAACGCTTGTTCGGTGAAGCATTTCTATATTTTTACCGCAATCGAGAGCGTTATTCTGACTGGCAAGCTGTAGTAATTTATCCGACACGCAGTATCGAACAGAGTGATGCTCATCCCTACCGATCGCTGCTAAACTGTGACCAAGTGCATCGGGTGTACCTGAACGAACTGGGAGAGATTCGACAGTTACCGTTAGGGATAGCCTTGATGGTGCTGACAATCGTAGAAGAAGAACAAGCACCAGAGGAAGCACGATATTTATTAGCACGCGCACAACAAGAAGTCACCGAACCAGAAGCAAGTCGCGCCATAATAGATACGATCGCCACCATTTTGGTCTACAAGTTTACTAATTTAAGTCGGCGGGAGGTAGAAGCAATGCTGGGAATGCGATTAGAGGAAACCAGAGTATATCGCGAAGCTAAAGAAGAAGGACGGCAAGAAGGACGACAAGAAGGTCGCCAAGAAGGACAACAGCAAGAAGCTGCTAATCTGGTTTTCCGTCTTTTGTCGCGCCGCTTTGGAGAGTTATCTGATGATCTCAGAGGGCGCATCTCCCACCTACCGCTATCTGTGCTGGAAAATTTAAGTGAGGCGTTATTGGATTTTAGCAGTCTGGATGATTTGTCAGCTTGGTTAGAGGCAGATTAG
- a CDS encoding histidine phosphatase family protein, whose translation MSLKLYILRHGQTGFSRENSFCGSIDPELTPEGLDMAKAFAATYRSLPWNAIYCSPMGRTKATAQPLCDAIGMSMQLRDGLKEINYGKWEGLSPETVDREYHDDYIRWTADPAWYPPTEGEPAVAIAHRSLEVIEEIKLRYSTGNVLIVSHKATIRIILCSLLGIDVGRFRYRIGCPVASVSIVEFGSHGPLLHALADRTHLDEHLRNLAGT comes from the coding sequence GTGAGTTTAAAGCTTTATATCCTCCGCCACGGACAAACAGGTTTCAGTCGGGAAAATTCCTTCTGCGGTTCCATAGACCCAGAATTAACCCCAGAGGGTCTTGACATGGCAAAGGCTTTTGCAGCTACCTATCGTTCTCTACCTTGGAATGCCATTTATTGTAGTCCGATGGGACGAACCAAGGCGACGGCGCAACCCCTGTGCGACGCCATCGGAATGTCCATGCAATTGCGAGATGGATTGAAAGAAATCAACTATGGCAAGTGGGAAGGTTTATCACCAGAAACGGTCGATCGGGAATACCACGATGACTACATTCGCTGGACAGCAGATCCCGCTTGGTATCCGCCGACAGAGGGAGAACCAGCTGTTGCGATCGCGCATCGTTCTTTAGAAGTAATTGAAGAAATCAAGCTGCGATACAGCACGGGCAACGTTTTGATTGTCTCCCACAAAGCCACCATCCGCATTATTCTGTGTAGCTTGCTGGGAATTGATGTGGGGCGCTTCCGCTATCGCATTGGATGTCCCGTTGCTTCGGTCAGCATTGTGGAATTTGGCTCTCACGGGCCATTACTTCACGCATTAGCCGATCGCACCCATCTGGATGAGCATTTGCGTAACTTAGCCGGAACTTAA